The Cardiocondyla obscurior isolate alpha-2009 unplaced genomic scaffold, Cobs3.1 scaffold31_0_849067, whole genome shotgun sequence genome includes the window TAGGTCACATCCGAGAAACAGAAAGCAAGATGGaccaacatattaaaaatctagctAACGCGACAGCAGCAGTGAGCTGGAAACTCGACCAGATAACACGCCGACTGTACGCATTAGATTTCGTGTCTATCGTAAGAACATTGATCACAGACACATTAAATAATGTGCACGACATCACGGATTTCTTGACACATTCAAAATCCGACATGCTGAATCTGCGGCTATTTCCGTTAGAAAAAATACTAGCGGAACTAAAGGAAGCCGCAGGAAAATTAAGAAGGGGAAATCACTTCCCATTTCGTATCAACGAACAAAGTTGGTACAATATCCACGAATACGCAGAGATCAGCGCGTATTACAAAGGAGAtgcaataataacaattataaaattcccgATAGTGggatatgaaaattttgaagtaATGCGAGTCACGGCAATTCCCGTGTATAGTGGTGAAAACATATTCAACGTCATAAATAACGACAATGAAATAATCGCCTTCGACAAAGAAAACAACAACTACCTAAAAATAACCGCGACCGAGTTAGAAAAATGCAAACGCAGCGACAAACAGTACGTGTGCACTCAGAGCCATCCGATATACCACGCAAAGGCAAATGCCCCGTGCGAAATACAAGCACTCACGAGACCGGATCGACAACCGACGCAGTGCAAAACCCGACACCTCCTATCAAGAGCGACCATATGGATCTCCCTACACGAAGCCCAATCATGGATATTCTTAACTACGGAAGAACAGGAGAtccaaatattttgtttaaaccaCCCcaggaatattattaacattaaaaacaCCGGTAAACTTACTATTTTCGGCGAATGTCAGGTAATAACAGCTGACATATCAATACGAACCAAAAGCGTGCATGAATCACACATCATGACACGCTTACCTGCATACAACCTGACACTCGACcgaaaaaacattatattaagaaatctCAAATTAAAGCAGAATGAGTTACAAGGCGAAACAATTATATCTAACCCGCGAGAACTACAACAATTAACGAATAGCCTCGACGAGTTAGACGACGAAGTAGACAAGGTTGTTGCACCGCGAAGGTGCCGTGGGATTCGTTCTCCGGAGGAAATTGTAGTTATTGGAATAAAGTCGCCTTTTCGTTATATTGactaatttcttttatttccttcttcctttttacAGGGTTACACTTGCACTTATAATTCGATTATACATTCCACGCGAGATACTTGTTAGCGACTcctgtccgggccgcggctgcccctatatatctcctactgttgctatgccaaaaatcatagcaatcagcggaatcgcgggtggcaaccgcgactgtcctcggacttcgcgtcccggccggaaatgccgggttaccttgatcggcggtatcctgccgatcaagctaaatggtcgcgcgcgtgcgacattccggcgttattcccgagcctctgttgctaagggctcgggatataacaagGTAAACGAAATACctatacataaaatacttgTATACTCTACCAGCGGCGGTACATTCCTCATAACAATAaccattattataattataaccatcacaatagttaaaaaatataataaaaataaaactcttgCCCTTCTGCCGCGAACGCTAAAACCAAAGGCAAAAAACTCCGCTGCGACGAAGATCGAAGAagcataaaaatgtataatataataattaagaattgtaaaaaaagaaaaaaattgaggtactcactctttttcttttcccctaggggggagggatgttgtaacccgacagcgcacgctggtcattgaccaccacgcgcgacacatttttacacacaactcagcagattaccaaactgttggaatctgctgagctcaagaatccgtcttgtcagcctttcgacatcacgtgctatcagcagaaggcagtagggcacgcggccacttccttctgctatttcgctgacaagaccaaaaataataatatataatgcacgagctccgaagctcgtgcaagtcagttcgggagttcgaggtagcgactcgtaactctatcaCCGAAACATCAAGGAGAAATAAATCCATcaatatactttatacaaCTAAGAGTATATTTCTTTACAACACCCGTACACCGATTACACTGGAAAgtgtaatattcggaggacaaaccccgtgcaccgctccgggTGCAACAACATTAACAAATACACATTCCAACAGTTTAACAAATACACAATCCACCAGTTTACCATACACACAATCCAATAGTTTACCATATACACAATCCAACACTTTAACAAATACACAATCCAATACTTTAACAAATACACAATCCAACACTTTAACAAATACACAATCCAATACTTTAACAAATACACAAACCACCAGTTTACCGTACACACAATCCAACACTTTAACAAATACACAATCTACCAGTTTACCATACACACAATCCAACAATTTAACAAGTGCACAATCCTACAGTTTACAATACACACAACCTAACAGTTTAACAAGTGCACAACCCAACAATTTACAATATACACAATACATACCACCTCACACTCACTTGCACATCCCCACACAATCAATAGATTTATTACACGAAATCTCTAACAATACTAACAATAAAACACGAACTAATCAGAACGAAGAAGTACataataacaataatgtatattttgaGTTGCAGAATCGAGTTACACACAGAATGAATTGGAACGTTTAACATGAGGCATTCGTCGGACATCAACAACAACAGCAAATTCCAGAAAACGAACcaagaattacaaaaaaaattccacagcagcaaaataatttgtgcGTATATTCACTATAAACACAAACATACCCTCACATACATATGCAAATATATCTTtcataaaatagatattttttatgtgcAGAGAAATAAACAACTGTTTAGAGCGTGTGGAAACGGAACTTAAGTGAgtattataacttttattttctgcttTAAAGAAtgtttctgaaattaatttctgtctacattttttttgtaggaAATTGACTGCTATAATGGAGTCCCaatataaaatagtttctaatattttaaaatgtgtgCAAATCAGCCGCGCTACGACATCCTCCAAGCCGGATATTTTTCCAATATCTTCAAAAGAAGAAATGGATACATTTGAGGATGCAGACAATGATACTTATGCAACAGTTGTaagtaaatagaaaaaagttattccgacacttttttcctttaaatataTGGTATGCAtgtttctatattaatttaattatgtatgcgttttattttatttaggtCAACTATTTCCATTATATTGGAGGCTTTAATTTAAAGGAAGCAGTAAATTTATGCCTAAAGGAGAGTCTGAGCGATGCATTTACAGCCGAAATTACCTGGTGGGGTCGCGAAGAAGCGAAAATATCGTTATACGatacaaaattaacaaaagcGATTTAtggtacgtatatataatatatattacacttATACAAATacctatacatatatattctacacaaataaatttatttgaatattctaaatattatatttaaaagagtGTATTTCTGACAAAACAGGGAACTTACCGTTTTTATTGTAACTTTTTAGATGCAATGTGCCGCAATCCACATATTGAGAAACCACAACGATCAGAATTTCAGCGCCAGATGCGAACGGCTCTCAAAACGGCGAAAGAGCGTTACAGACATAGACAGCGAAATCAACAAAGACCAGCAATCGGCCGACCAAACCAGCGGCGAGACTTACGGAATGACGACCATGCCGAAACAGAAGAGGAACAAGATCAAGAATCACAAGATTGTTtttagattataaattaaggtatgatacgtatatataaaccTTACGTTTAACGCCTTAcctgaaatatgtatataaaaatgtaaaaatatttttatttacagacaCATTAACACTAAGGACGATCGGCGCGGGAATATTTGAACAATAATGGACTACGAGGAAAAACCATTCGCAGGATTGTGCCAGGATTCACGGGAACAACGAGGGAccttcaaaattttatttttttcagtttttatagATAGTTTGAATTGGATCAAagtcatatttataattaacctACTAGTTACGGCGATAACAACGGAATTAACTGGCGATTAATTCCGTTGTAATTAGCGTGTTGTTTGGTTAATTATACTGTTGACTTTGACCCGATTCGAACCTTCTACAGAAAAGTTAATCATCTGTTTCAGCATACTTGTATTTACCGGGACAATGTGCACAACGTTTTACATTCTAGGAACGAAGCATTGGAGAGGTTCTCCAATTAAAAACAAACGGCACTTTTCAGTGcctatttttaacgatttggCGGTTGAAATCTCTAAGGATGCGATATCTATTTGCAacttgtttaaaattgattatttatacatatatacagggtgtcctagaccaacgtcacttttttttaatggtaggtagaactcgtcaaaataagacgaaaagtcttatatcatttttcaaaatttgcaacCGTTAACcagatatcaattaaaatgtaaacgtgtgcgagcgacaaggaagcgcaGACTGAGCGAGCGCGCAATAGACGatggcgagtatcgcttaaagagaataggcggaactagcgcgtagcgagcgagacaaggagacaacgcgtgagcgagacgatgcgacgacacgcgagcaaaataaagcgacaacgcgcgttgtctctttgtctcgctcgctacgcgctagttccgcctattctctttaagcgatactcgccgccgtctatcgcgcgctcgctcagtctgtacttccttgtcgctcgcacacgtttacattttaattgatatctcgttaacgattgcaaattttgaaaaatgatataagacttttcgtcttatttcgacgagttctacctaccattaaaaaaaagtgacattggtctgggacaccctgtatataaactttgaaacaaaacaaagttttaaaattgactttcatttattttgtatttaatttgtaatataattattgttttgtCTGCACAGGTATATTACACTCACCTCTGCGGTGGAAGGATACCATGTCTACACGAAACCATGCaacttttaatatcaaatataaaatttaatgaaacatatataatattttatgcgtatatgtaatgttaattatatacttaattcttaattgtaattttgtaattatacttaccgttattattttatatattatatgtataatgtacatacaaatgtacatttataataaaattaattctattgaAATAAGTAATCTCAAATGCAAGCATACATTTTTGCCATCAAATTACCATTGGAACTTTGGCGCCAAGACTTGTTCGCTACTTGACGACAATTTGCCGTTGGAATTTTGGCGCCAAGACTTGCTCGCTGCTTGACACCAATTTTCCGTCGGGCTCTTGTCGTCAAAACTTGCTTAATATTTGACGATAATTTGCCGTTGGAACTTTGATACCAAGACTCGCTCGCTATTTGGCGTCAATTTGCCATCGGGCTGTTGTCGTCAAGTATTACTCGCTGTTTGGCGTCATATTGCTGTCACGTTTTGTAGACAAAATTTGCGAACAAAATACGTGCCTATAAAGGACACAGATGGCACGGAATTTGTCGTCAAAGTTTGACTCTGTTTTGTGCCAAATTGCTGACAGTTTGCTACCAAATTGTTAACtgggtatatatatatatatatatatatatatatatatatatatatatatatatatatggaattttgcatttatgttGGTCCGTGGTCGAATTTTGTGAATGGATTGTATGAATGTGTCGattatttaatgatttttgttcttttcgcCGAGTATTTTTACAGATgctgttatattttttcaactctacatatatatgtacaggTTATGTATGACACGTGCTCTGACGGCGCGAAAAGGGTCGAACGCTATTTTTCGCCATTTAGTATGCTTCATGGTCGTTAAAAGTATCAATCCGTTGTTCAGTGCGACTTCCTGgctttaattttgataattttgtattttggGTGAATAATTTTGGTTAAATTCTGTATCTCATAGTATTACCGCCTGTTGAGCTATTACTTAATGTATCTTGAccatttatttcatttactggttcaaaattgattaatttgttaattatagaCTGTTGTGCATGAGCCTTAAGCTCTGATTGctgtaattttgttaattaattgttggTTAACTTTGATTTATTATCTGACCACATTGGCGCTGACCATGATCAGTAGATGGACATGGCGAGTACGAGATGACCGCATAACCTGGTCAGCCGAGTTTGGCGGAGTTCGGCGGagtcttaattattaaagtgaTACTGTGCGAACTATACTACGAAGTTATTtattgtttctctttcttatcatttatttaatttatttaattgatgtTAAGTCCTGAATATTTATtgatatgttaattaaacagTGTGTTAAAATGTATGAGTGATTGAGTGCAAGATTGTTTATTGTCTAATGTTAAATTAAGGGTGAACAGGAGCAACAGTAACAGCCTCTGGCGGCCGATCGTGAAGCACGAATTCGTACTTTCCATTTTTCGGCCAAAATActgaataaatgttaataaattaatgatattcgTGATCAGGAGGATTAAATACAGGGTGCTACAAAGcgatttttttagatttaggtcaaaataaatttttttatgaaggtAAAGATAGGTGCATCTAGTGGAGAGCACAGGTGCAGTCAGCCGCAAGCAGTGTGTGTGCTGGTTTCAATGCAAAGACGTCTACGTCTAGGCTTTGGCAAGTAGTTAATCTGTTCAAAAAGAGACAGTTAATGTCGCAGATTTCTAATAGCTCTGATTTCAGTGCATCTTGTGACAAGGTCATTGAAGGATTCTGTCCTCCTTATTGCCCGTCGGGTCATACTTATGATATTGATTTCCTGACCAAAGAGGATTCAGTTGTTTTAAATTGCCAGACTTGGATGGATAATCACTTTACTTTGGTGAATTAAGGTTAGTAATATCTACTGTTAAGAAAAATTCTGCCCCCGGTTTTGATCGGTTGGATAATAGAATCATTTCGTCGCTTCCAAACAATTCTCTAACTTAccttcttaaaatttttaataaattactcgaCACAGGTTCCTTTCCTGATTCGTGGAAAACAgtcttgattatttttattcctaaAGCAGAAGGTAAAGGGGCTAGGCCTATCTCGCTACTGTCGTGCTTTTtgaagatttttgaaaaatgtgtTTATAATTGTCTTAGATGGTATATCGAATCTAATGCAATTATTCCAGAATATCAGTTTGGTTTCAGAAGTTTTAAGTCATGTaatgacaatttaattattcttactAATCAGATTCATTTAGCGTTTATTAAAAACCAAATTACGGTTTACGCCTTTGTGGATATACAAAGAGCATTTGACAATGTTATTccggaaatattaattaacgactTGAGAGATTTAGGCATTCCAGCCAAGATCAGGAAATTTGTGTCTCATATTCTTACTAataggaaaatttattttgttaagaATGGCGAAATTTCCTCCCCAAGGCTTTGTCACAAGGGCACTCCTCAAGGTTCAATTTTGAGCCCgatattgtttaatatttacttaaGAAAAATTGGCCAGTGCTTACATTCTGACACCAAAGTTTTGCAATATGCGGATGATTTAGTCATTTACTCTTCTCATCAGTTAATTGATATTGCCACAGATTCAATCAATTgctctttcaaatattttttcttttctgagGGAAAGAGACTTTTCCTTGGCTCCTTCTAAGTCACAACATGTAGTTTTTTCCCGGAAAAGGAAGGAATTTTTAAGGTCGGCTCCTCCTTTGATTATGGAAAATGTCTTTGTTCCACGTCATGAGTGTGTAAGATTTTTAGGAGTCTTACTagattcaaaattaaatggcAAATCTCATTTTGAATTTCTCGCCGCTAAAGgtaaaaaacttaattttattctctcgGCTCTAGCTGGCACTTACTGGGGGGCTCATcctaaaatattgttaaacgTTTATAAAGCGGTTTTGAGGGGATCCATTGAATTTGGGTGTCAAGTTTTTAACGTGGTTAAAAATaagaacatttttctttctgttcaAAGGACACAATTTAAGGCCATCAGAACAGCCATGGGGTACAAGCAGTTTACTCCAATTAATGTAATGTTAGATGAGGCAAGGGAGCCTCCATTGTTTTGCAGATTTGCGTATATCATTTCCAGGTATGTATTTAAACAATGCTCGCTAACAGATAATTTGGTTACAAATAGCTTCCTGGATGTCAAAATGGAATCTTTATcctcaataaataaaattaaggcCCTTCGCAACATTCCTTCTTACTGACTTTTTATATCACAGGAGCATTGGAATTCTCGCATTCATCACTCTGTTATTCCACCATGCTATTTCAACTGTTTCAATGCTTATTCAACTATGATTATTACTCGTTATTCAGGCGTCCTACCTTTTTACATCTTAAAATAGTTTCTCTTTCTAGCAATACACATGCTAATCAAGTTTTTCTAACGGCCACTGCAGATCTGAATACGGAGGCAACtactttttttacagatagtTCTAAAGATCAATCTGAATCTATTGTTGGGGCAGGTGTTTTTTCTCCTGAACTTAATTTACGTATTAAGCATAAGCTTCCGTCTGAGACCTCAGTGTTTTCAGCTGAGGCTT containing:
- the LOC139112581 gene encoding uncharacterized protein produces the protein MHELRSSCKSVREFEVATRNSITETSRRNKSINILYTTKSIFLYNTRTPITLESVIFGGQTPCTAPGATTLTNTHSNSLTNTQSTSLPYTQSNSLPYTQSNTLTNTQSNTLTNTQSNTLTNTQSNTLTNTQTTSLPYTQSNTLTNTQSTSLPYTQSNNLTSAQSYSLQYTQPNSLTSAQPNNLQYTQYIPPHTHLHIPTQSIDLLHEISNNTNNKTRTNQNEEVHNNNNVYFELQNRVTHRMNWNV